In one Thermaerobacter sp. PB12/4term genomic region, the following are encoded:
- a CDS encoding (2Fe-2S)-binding protein, which yields MSRDRSGGNGGRGGLPGGEPVGGAFPGVGDEPGSREPEAGAGGSTLPAFRAQVPVRLVVNGETWVGDVPAGLTLAAFLRERLGLTGTKIGCGEGNCGACSVIVDGELVYSCLVPVAACDGSRVETVEGLARGDRLHPIQEAFIAEDALQCGFCTPGQIMAVKALLDGEPHPTREQVVAALSGNLCRCGAYTRIVQAALRAAGALGGAGGGGGVSGAAAG from the coding sequence TTGTCCAGGGATCGCAGCGGCGGGAACGGGGGCCGCGGCGGACTTCCAGGCGGCGAGCCTGTCGGCGGCGCTTTCCCCGGGGTCGGGGACGAACCCGGCTCCCGGGAACCGGAAGCCGGAGCCGGAGGATCAACCCTGCCGGCGTTCCGCGCCCAGGTTCCCGTCCGCCTGGTGGTCAACGGGGAGACCTGGGTGGGGGACGTTCCGGCGGGCCTCACCCTGGCTGCGTTCCTCCGCGAGCGGCTCGGCCTGACGGGGACCAAGATCGGCTGCGGGGAAGGCAATTGCGGGGCGTGCAGTGTGATCGTCGACGGGGAGCTGGTGTACAGCTGCCTGGTGCCCGTGGCCGCCTGCGACGGCAGCCGGGTGGAGACCGTGGAGGGGCTGGCCCGGGGCGATCGCCTGCACCCCATCCAGGAAGCGTTCATCGCGGAGGACGCCCTGCAGTGCGGTTTCTGCACGCCCGGGCAGATCATGGCCGTCAAGGCCCTGCTGGACGGGGAGCCCCACCCCACCAGGGAGCAGGTGGTGGCCGCGCTGTCCGGCAACCTCTGCCGGTGTGGGGCCTACACCCGGATCGTGCAGGCCGCCCTGCGAGCTGCCGGGGCGCTGGGCGGGGCCGGTGGCGGAGGAGGGGTGTCCGGTGCCGCGGCTGGTTAA
- a CDS encoding enoyl-CoA hydratase-related protein, translated as MTATGDGADRRYEYLLVETDGPVAIVRLNRPKVLNALRRDLIEELAGALAGFDRDPDIRCMVLTGNERAFAAGADIAEMAGKGLAEVTGDDLLGAWQRLWRIRKPVIAAVQGYCLGGGFELAMGCDIIIAGESAQFGQPEIKIGVIPGAGGTQRLTRVAGKYKAMEAILTGRMIPAREAEAWGLVTRVVPDEQCLPEAVRLAHAIAGMPPLAVQMAKAAVLQAYETPLGAGLEFERRLFYSLFATEDQKEGMQAFLEKRAPQWKGR; from the coding sequence TTGACCGCAACGGGGGATGGAGCGGACCGCCGTTACGAGTACCTGCTGGTGGAGACCGACGGGCCGGTGGCGATCGTCCGTCTGAACCGGCCGAAGGTGCTCAACGCCCTGCGGCGGGACCTGATCGAAGAACTGGCCGGGGCGCTGGCCGGGTTCGACCGCGACCCGGACATCCGCTGCATGGTCCTAACCGGCAACGAGCGGGCTTTCGCCGCCGGCGCCGACATCGCCGAGATGGCGGGCAAGGGCCTGGCCGAGGTGACCGGGGACGACCTGCTGGGCGCCTGGCAGCGCCTGTGGCGCATTCGCAAGCCGGTGATCGCCGCGGTCCAGGGCTACTGCCTGGGCGGCGGGTTTGAGCTGGCCATGGGCTGCGACATCATCATCGCAGGCGAGTCGGCCCAGTTCGGCCAGCCGGAGATCAAGATCGGCGTGATCCCCGGCGCCGGCGGCACCCAGCGGCTGACCCGCGTGGCCGGGAAGTACAAGGCCATGGAGGCCATCCTGACGGGACGGATGATCCCCGCCCGGGAAGCCGAGGCGTGGGGGCTCGTCACGCGGGTGGTGCCCGACGAGCAGTGCCTGCCCGAGGCCGTGCGGCTGGCCCACGCCATTGCGGGCATGCCGCCGCTGGCGGTGCAGATGGCCAAGGCGGCGGTGCTGCAGGCTTACGAGACGCCCCTGGGGGCGGGGCTGGAGTTCGAGCGGCGGCTGTTCTACAGCCTGTTCGCCACGGAAGACCAGAAGGAAGGCATGCAGGCCTTTCTGGAGAAGCGGGCCCCCCAGTGGAAGGGCCGGTAA
- a CDS encoding HEPN domain-containing protein, whose translation MEKSEESLHDAWTLYNQGSLFACVVRLYYAAFYAVQAWFGEQGITYRKHSGVRSGFHRHLIQTTRTSPRVLG comes from the coding sequence GTGGAAAAATCGGAGGAGAGCCTGCATGATGCTTGGACACTCTACAATCAGGGTTCGCTTTTCGCATGCGTAGTCCGGCTTTATTATGCCGCGTTTTACGCCGTTCAGGCTTGGTTTGGAGAACAGGGGATTACCTATCGAAAACACTCTGGAGTTCGTTCCGGATTTCATCGACACTTGATACAAACTACTAGAACAAGCCCAAGAGTTCTTGGATGA
- a CDS encoding nucleotidyltransferase domain-containing protein produces MHELKQRLLADRRISRLVLFGSTARGDRDEESDIDVLVLTRGELQHRERHQVITSVVTDINARYGTTISTIVIPEESWNHGIHSVSALRENVDLEGVQL; encoded by the coding sequence TTGCATGAACTGAAACAACGATTGCTTGCCGACCGCCGCATTAGCCGCTTAGTTCTTTTTGGGTCAACTGCCCGGGGTGACAGAGACGAGGAATCTGACATCGATGTGCTCGTGTTAACACGAGGAGAGTTACAGCACAGAGAGCGCCACCAGGTCATTACCAGCGTCGTGACGGACATCAATGCACGCTATGGAACCACCATTTCTACCATCGTCATTCCTGAAGAATCGTGGAATCACGGTATTCATTCGGTGTCGGCCCTTCGGGAAAACGTCGATCTGGAGGGGGTTCAGTTGTGA
- a CDS encoding cobalamin-binding protein, with translation MRIVSLAPSNTEIAFALGLGEFVVGVDDHSDFPPEVARLPRVGPDLTIDIDRVAALEPDLVLASLSVPGMERNVEALRRRGLPHLVLNPQRWPEVLASIQAVATATGRDERGRELVRQLEARAAAVRQRMARLAARRGRPWRLYLEWWPRPLITPGRRSWFTDMAEMAGGQNIFADLDRTSGVVEPEAVVARVPDVILLCWCGTLQGHMDPSRVAARPGWGRLEAVARGRIVPLPEALFGRPGPRLVEGLERLAGLLAGFVQEEAGEGGPGEDGSSGSAAVPPGR, from the coding sequence GTGCGCATCGTCTCCCTGGCCCCCAGCAACACGGAGATCGCCTTTGCCCTGGGCCTGGGGGAGTTCGTGGTCGGGGTCGACGACCACTCCGACTTCCCTCCGGAGGTGGCGCGCCTGCCCCGCGTGGGGCCGGACCTGACCATCGACATCGACCGGGTGGCCGCCCTTGAGCCCGACCTGGTCCTGGCCTCCCTCAGCGTTCCCGGCATGGAGCGCAACGTCGAAGCCCTCCGGCGCCGGGGCCTGCCCCACCTGGTGCTCAATCCCCAGCGCTGGCCCGAGGTGCTGGCCTCCATCCAGGCGGTGGCCACCGCCACCGGACGGGACGAACGCGGCCGCGAGCTGGTCCGGCAGCTGGAAGCCCGGGCCGCCGCGGTCCGGCAACGCATGGCGCGGCTGGCCGCCCGGCGGGGGCGGCCCTGGCGGCTTTACCTCGAATGGTGGCCGCGGCCGCTGATCACACCCGGCCGGCGGAGCTGGTTCACCGACATGGCCGAGATGGCCGGAGGGCAGAATATCTTCGCCGATCTCGACCGCACCAGCGGCGTCGTCGAGCCGGAGGCGGTGGTGGCCCGGGTGCCCGACGTGATCCTGCTGTGCTGGTGCGGGACGCTGCAGGGGCACATGGACCCGTCGCGGGTGGCGGCCCGGCCGGGCTGGGGCCGGCTGGAGGCCGTGGCCCGAGGGCGCATTGTGCCCTTGCCCGAAGCCCTGTTCGGCCGGCCCGGCCCCCGCCTGGTCGAGGGGCTGGAGCGCCTGGCCGGCCTCCTGGCCGGGTTCGTCCAGGAGGAGGCAGGGGAAGGAGGGCCCGGCGAAGATGGATCTTCAGGAAGTGCAGCTGTCCCACCCGGCCGCTGA
- a CDS encoding HD domain-containing protein, with protein sequence MAEATFDRQAAWQLLTEFTQSPHLIKHALGVEACMRYYARLFGEDEEKWGITGLLHDFDYDRYPSLEDHPFRGAEILRQRGWPEEIVRAILSHGDHTGVPRQTLMEKALYAVDELTGFVIACALVRPTGLADLTVQSVKKKFKDKAFARGVNREDVIRGAEDLGVPLDQHIAHVIEALRGIAPQLELAG encoded by the coding sequence ATGGCCGAGGCAACCTTCGACCGCCAGGCCGCCTGGCAGCTGTTGACGGAGTTTACCCAGTCCCCCCACCTGATCAAGCACGCCCTGGGGGTGGAGGCGTGCATGCGCTACTACGCCCGCCTCTTCGGCGAGGACGAGGAGAAGTGGGGGATCACCGGCCTGCTCCACGACTTCGACTATGACCGCTACCCCTCCCTGGAAGACCACCCCTTCCGCGGCGCCGAGATCCTGCGCCAGCGGGGCTGGCCCGAGGAGATCGTGCGGGCCATCCTGTCCCACGGCGATCACACCGGCGTGCCGCGGCAGACCCTCATGGAGAAGGCCCTTTACGCCGTGGACGAGCTGACGGGCTTCGTCATCGCCTGTGCCCTGGTCCGGCCCACCGGCCTGGCCGACCTGACCGTGCAGTCGGTGAAGAAGAAGTTCAAGGACAAGGCCTTCGCCCGCGGGGTGAACCGGGAGGACGTGATCCGCGGGGCGGAGGACCTGGGCGTCCCCCTGGACCAGCACATCGCCCACGTCATCGAGGCGTTGCGGGGCATCGCGCCGCAGCTGGAGCTGGCCGGGTAG
- the moaA gene encoding GTP 3',8-cyclase MoaA, with product MTLGGPEPAAVVVRTVISRVTDPAPPGMPTTGPLVDRFGRVVRKLRISLTDRCNFRCVYCMPEGDIPWIPTGEILTFAEIERVVRIVAGMGVEKIRLTGGEPLLRPGVEELVARLVRVPGIRSVSMTTNGFFLREKAGALKAAGLSGINISLDSLDRDRFRQLTRRDELDRVLEGIAAAASAGLEPVKINAVVMRGINDGEIEAFLRWVREQPIQLTLRFIEFMPLDGSNVWTRDLVYTAEEILQQAQRIAPVVPLNNDPADPARLYRFADGRGTFGIIASVSQPFCASCDRIRLTADGKIRNCLFAVEEFDLRELLRGGAGDEAVAAAIRRAVWVKWAGHLINQKGFVKPQRAMYAIGG from the coding sequence ATGACGCTGGGAGGGCCGGAGCCGGCCGCCGTGGTCGTGCGGACCGTGATCAGCCGGGTCACCGATCCGGCGCCGCCGGGGATGCCCACCACCGGCCCGCTGGTCGACCGCTTTGGCCGGGTGGTGCGCAAGCTGCGCATCTCCCTGACGGACCGCTGCAACTTTCGGTGCGTCTACTGCATGCCCGAAGGGGACATCCCCTGGATTCCCACCGGCGAGATCCTGACCTTTGCCGAGATCGAGCGGGTGGTGCGGATCGTCGCCGGGATGGGGGTGGAAAAGATCCGCCTGACCGGCGGCGAGCCCCTGCTGCGCCCCGGCGTGGAGGAGCTGGTGGCGCGGCTGGTGCGGGTGCCGGGGATCCGGTCGGTCAGCATGACGACCAACGGCTTCTTCCTGCGGGAAAAGGCCGGGGCCCTCAAGGCGGCGGGCCTGAGCGGCATCAACATCAGCCTCGACTCCCTGGACCGGGACCGGTTCCGCCAGCTCACCCGCCGGGACGAGCTGGACCGGGTGCTGGAGGGGATCGCGGCCGCGGCCTCGGCGGGCCTGGAGCCCGTCAAGATCAACGCCGTAGTGATGCGGGGCATCAACGACGGTGAGATCGAGGCCTTCCTGCGCTGGGTGCGGGAGCAGCCCATCCAGCTGACGTTGCGCTTCATCGAGTTCATGCCCCTGGACGGGTCCAACGTCTGGACCCGGGACCTGGTGTACACGGCGGAGGAGATCCTCCAGCAGGCCCAGCGCATTGCGCCCGTGGTGCCCCTGAACAACGACCCCGCGGACCCGGCCCGCCTGTACCGGTTCGCCGACGGCCGGGGCACCTTCGGCATCATCGCTTCGGTCTCCCAGCCCTTCTGCGCAAGCTGCGACCGGATCCGGCTGACGGCCGACGGCAAGATCCGCAACTGCCTGTTCGCCGTGGAGGAGTTCGACCTGCGGGAACTTTTGCGCGGCGGGGCCGGTGATGAGGCGGTGGCGGCGGCCATCCGCCGGGCGGTGTGGGTCAAGTGGGCCGGCCACCTGATCAACCAGAAGGGTTTCGTTAAGCCCCAGCGGGCGATGTACGCCATCGGCGGCTAG
- a CDS encoding polysaccharide deacetylase family protein: MAGEERRWFAAGLLAGLFVLVLAVRMAAPTPADDMVSPAGPAPVVPRFAAGEPPAPAKKKLPIYSVQTDARRIAISFDATWGADKTPKILEILRRYNVKTTFFLVSMWIRKYPEETRMIAREGHEIGLHSATHPDFRTLSDAEIRRELEDNLRAVRETAGFEARLFRPPFGAYDDRVITVVESMGIIPIQWDVDSLDWMDVTPQQIVDRVTRLVRPGSIVLFHNNAESTPAALPEILRRLQGEGYEIVPVSQLLHKGPYYIDHTGRQIPTGPPRLAPAPSPGREPEGGGGGNGDGNRS; encoded by the coding sequence GTGGCAGGGGAGGAACGCCGCTGGTTTGCGGCCGGGCTGCTGGCCGGCCTGTTCGTCCTGGTCCTGGCGGTGCGCATGGCCGCTCCCACCCCGGCGGACGACATGGTGTCCCCCGCCGGCCCGGCGCCGGTGGTGCCGCGGTTTGCCGCCGGGGAGCCGCCGGCTCCCGCCAAGAAGAAGCTGCCCATCTACAGCGTCCAGACGGACGCCAGGCGGATCGCCATCTCCTTCGACGCCACCTGGGGCGCCGACAAGACGCCGAAGATCCTGGAGATCCTGCGCCGGTACAACGTGAAGACCACCTTCTTCCTGGTCAGCATGTGGATCCGCAAGTATCCCGAGGAGACCCGCATGATCGCCCGGGAGGGGCACGAGATCGGGCTGCACTCCGCCACCCACCCCGACTTCCGCACCCTCTCCGACGCCGAGATCCGGCGCGAGCTGGAAGACAACCTCCGGGCCGTGCGGGAAACCGCCGGTTTTGAGGCCCGGCTGTTCCGGCCGCCCTTCGGCGCCTACGACGACCGGGTGATCACCGTGGTGGAGAGCATGGGCATCATCCCCATCCAGTGGGACGTGGATTCCCTGGACTGGATGGACGTGACGCCGCAGCAGATCGTGGACCGGGTGACCCGGCTGGTTCGCCCCGGTTCCATCGTGCTCTTCCACAACAACGCGGAGTCGACGCCGGCGGCCCTGCCCGAGATCCTGCGCCGCCTCCAGGGCGAGGGGTACGAGATCGTCCCCGTCTCCCAGCTCCTGCACAAGGGGCCCTACTACATCGATCACACCGGGCGCCAGATCCCCACCGGCCCGCCGCGCCTGGCGCCGGCCCCGTCCCCCGGCCGGGAGCCGGAAGGCGGCGGGGGCGGGAACGGGGACGGGAACCGGTCCTAA
- a CDS encoding TetR/AcrR family transcriptional regulator — protein sequence MAKQPPLAGRNDPRLQERYEQLLEAAAAEFATRGYHQTTVKDIVERAGVATGTFYLYFANKEQSCIALIERLYGRVLAEVVAARAGMATTLDKLAASIRAALGVFGAHRNLAHIALVRAPGAHPLFDELLARIHRELWDLVAEDIREAVEEGLLPDQPADIAARALIGALYEVVISWLQAEVPADLAEAVEPLVGFCLRGLGATWPGA from the coding sequence ATGGCCAAGCAGCCGCCCCTGGCGGGGCGCAACGACCCCCGCCTGCAGGAACGGTACGAGCAGTTGCTGGAAGCCGCCGCCGCGGAGTTCGCCACCCGGGGTTACCACCAGACCACGGTGAAGGACATCGTGGAGCGGGCCGGAGTGGCGACGGGGACCTTCTACCTGTACTTCGCCAACAAGGAGCAGTCGTGCATCGCCCTGATCGAGCGCCTGTACGGCCGGGTGCTGGCGGAGGTGGTGGCGGCCCGGGCCGGCATGGCCACGACGCTGGACAAGCTGGCGGCTTCCATCCGGGCGGCCCTGGGGGTCTTCGGCGCCCATCGCAACCTGGCCCACATCGCCCTGGTCCGGGCGCCGGGCGCCCATCCCCTCTTTGACGAGCTCCTGGCCCGCATCCACCGGGAGCTCTGGGACCTTGTCGCGGAAGACATCCGCGAGGCAGTGGAGGAGGGCCTGCTCCCTGACCAGCCGGCGGACATCGCCGCCCGCGCCCTGATCGGCGCCCTCTACGAGGTGGTGATCAGCTGGCTGCAGGCGGAGGTGCCGGCCGACCTGGCCGAAGCCGTAGAGCCGCTGGTGGGGTTCTGCCTGCGGGGGCTCGGGGCGACCTGGCCGGGCGCCTGA
- a CDS encoding Ger(x)C family spore germination protein, whose protein sequence is MARCCQGARRAVAADRRPSRRPGGRLVLVLVAAALVLGGCWDARDVEDRAIVVGVGLDRARGGRIEVSLEVTIPGGTATRPGISGSQPGQRGGLQGGTKVVLTATGATVHEAIAHLRDAARFDIFLGHVRVVLIGEDLARSGVLQHLEMLVQNPEIRRLIPLAVVEGRARDFLTGTMAQDATAGLYLSQMLDDLTRTGRAPNVDLSRFLTDVSEPGVDPVASVLRRAAGTEAGIDWAGLAVFRDDRLQTIIRPPEAWYLMWAMGSPRRTTLFVPVREPVSGGVVLDIFHVDSRLNLKGPPDSREAVLRLLVEGRVVEHRAGGVDLTDTATMHRIQARTQRDLQQQVQRIVARVRGLGADPFGIGRALRVVEPSLWRQPDRATRQAAGRIEARVEVVVRVRRTGLTIR, encoded by the coding sequence GTGGCCCGGTGCTGCCAGGGCGCCCGGCGGGCGGTGGCTGCGGACCGGCGTCCCTCCCGCCGCCCCGGCGGGCGGCTGGTTCTGGTGCTGGTGGCGGCCGCCCTGGTGCTGGGCGGGTGCTGGGACGCCCGGGACGTGGAAGATCGGGCCATCGTGGTGGGGGTCGGCCTGGACCGGGCCCGGGGCGGGCGCATTGAGGTGAGCCTGGAGGTGACCATTCCCGGCGGCACTGCCACCCGGCCGGGCATCAGCGGCAGCCAGCCGGGGCAGCGTGGCGGCCTCCAGGGGGGCACCAAGGTGGTGCTTACGGCTACGGGAGCCACGGTCCACGAGGCGATCGCGCACCTTCGGGATGCCGCCCGCTTTGACATCTTCCTCGGCCACGTGCGGGTGGTCCTCATCGGGGAAGACCTAGCCCGCTCCGGGGTCCTGCAGCACCTGGAGATGCTGGTGCAGAACCCCGAGATCCGGCGGCTCATCCCCCTGGCCGTGGTGGAGGGCCGGGCCAGGGATTTCCTGACCGGGACCATGGCCCAGGACGCCACGGCGGGGCTTTACCTGAGCCAGATGCTGGACGATCTGACCCGCACCGGCCGTGCCCCCAACGTGGACCTGTCGCGGTTCCTCACCGATGTCTCGGAACCCGGCGTCGATCCGGTGGCCTCCGTGCTGCGGCGGGCGGCGGGAACGGAAGCGGGCATCGACTGGGCCGGCCTGGCGGTGTTCAGGGACGACCGCCTCCAGACGATCATCCGGCCGCCCGAGGCATGGTACCTGATGTGGGCCATGGGCAGCCCGCGGCGGACCACCCTGTTCGTCCCCGTGCGGGAGCCCGTATCGGGCGGCGTGGTGCTCGACATCTTCCACGTGGACTCGCGCCTCAACCTCAAGGGGCCGCCGGACAGCCGTGAGGCGGTGCTTCGCCTGCTGGTGGAGGGGCGGGTGGTCGAGCACCGGGCCGGCGGGGTCGACCTGACGGACACCGCCACCATGCACCGGATCCAGGCCCGTACGCAGCGGGACCTGCAACAGCAGGTGCAGCGGATCGTTGCCCGCGTCCGCGGCCTGGGAGCCGACCCTTTTGGCATCGGGCGCGCCCTGCGGGTGGTGGAGCCGTCCCTCTGGCGGCAACCGGACCGCGCTACGCGCCAGGCCGCAGGGCGCATCGAGGCCCGGGTAGAGGTCGTGGTCCGGGTGCGCCGCACCGGCTTGACCATCCGGTAG
- a CDS encoding endospore germination permease, producing the protein MQNSQAVTVRGALTVIVNVMIGVGILTLPREVAARSGPDSVVATLLGALPVAVVLAALNGLSPWMHRRRLQHGLEMLVGRWPARILLVAYAIYFGVLASVIARAFAEVVNANVLRNTPVEAIMIPMLLAAVFLVHHRTVTMMRAIELTFPVLLVTLVLLALATMGRVNLIYVRPQWALGAGPLIQGAAASLFAYSGFAVYLFLLPELEARPRRAMPWLVAGLVGLIYSMVVFSAVGTFGVVEVQRITWPTIELVKVTQIPGRVFERLESAFLAVWVTAVFTTVGPALFAAAKALQALFELDEHRVLAPMALPLMYVVALLPANFAAVGQLMTVLGWVSLGLEVAVPLLLWAVAAIKGRRLQRAHRGPAAAAAAGAGSSLVRPSGGRPGLVAGAGSSAGSGAASGPERGV; encoded by the coding sequence TTGCAGAACAGCCAGGCGGTCACCGTACGGGGGGCCCTGACGGTGATCGTCAACGTCATGATCGGGGTGGGCATCCTCACCTTGCCCCGGGAGGTGGCGGCCCGCAGCGGCCCCGACAGCGTGGTGGCCACCCTGCTGGGGGCCCTGCCGGTGGCCGTGGTGCTGGCCGCTCTGAACGGGCTCTCCCCATGGATGCACCGGCGCCGGCTGCAGCACGGGCTGGAAATGCTGGTGGGGCGCTGGCCGGCCCGGATCCTGCTCGTGGCCTACGCGATCTACTTTGGCGTGCTGGCATCGGTCATCGCCCGGGCCTTTGCCGAGGTGGTCAACGCCAACGTGCTGCGCAACACGCCGGTGGAGGCCATCATGATCCCGATGCTGCTCGCCGCGGTCTTCCTGGTCCACCACCGCACCGTCACCATGATGCGGGCCATCGAGCTGACCTTCCCCGTGCTGCTGGTGACCCTGGTGCTGCTGGCCCTGGCCACTATGGGCCGGGTCAACCTCATCTACGTGCGGCCCCAGTGGGCGTTGGGCGCGGGACCCCTCATCCAGGGCGCCGCGGCGTCCCTGTTTGCCTATTCAGGTTTCGCGGTGTACCTCTTCCTGCTGCCCGAGCTGGAAGCCCGGCCCCGCCGGGCCATGCCCTGGCTGGTGGCAGGCCTGGTGGGCCTGATCTACAGCATGGTGGTGTTTTCGGCGGTGGGCACCTTCGGGGTGGTGGAGGTCCAGCGCATCACCTGGCCCACCATCGAGCTGGTGAAGGTGACCCAGATCCCTGGCCGGGTGTTCGAGCGGCTGGAGTCGGCCTTCCTGGCCGTGTGGGTGACGGCGGTGTTCACCACCGTGGGTCCGGCCCTCTTCGCCGCGGCCAAGGCCTTGCAGGCCCTGTTCGAGCTCGACGAGCACCGGGTCCTGGCCCCCATGGCCCTGCCCCTCATGTACGTGGTGGCGCTCCTGCCGGCCAACTTCGCGGCCGTGGGCCAGCTGATGACCGTGCTGGGCTGGGTGAGCCTGGGCCTGGAGGTGGCCGTGCCCCTGCTGCTCTGGGCGGTGGCGGCGATCAAGGGCCGGCGCCTGCAGCGGGCTCACCGCGGCCCCGCGGCGGCGGCTGCCGCAGGGGCCGGTTCCTCCCTGGTCCGTCCGTCCGGGGGTCGACCCGGGCTGGTCGCCGGTGCTGGATCGTCCGCCGGGTCCGGGGCGGCCTCCGGCCCCGAGCGCGGGGTGTAG
- a CDS encoding spore germination protein produces the protein MVRCAWRDGQQHAQLAHQVKELTRLSSALSERLGDLVQQLESANRAGFTSEFTGVVAVDVERLRAALHHTADLNVRTFRWRGRPVAVLLFLEPLVDTRRLGGLVEDLDKFLRQGTAKAALDPAWWRLGDEVETLPGLDEAVIRLLTGHAVLCLEGQRRVWVFEVRSFRQRAVDEPQAERLVRGPRDGFVENVEVNVALIRQRLVTPNLVLRTYRLGDVARTRVCMVYLEGIAPAELVSEVERRLARIRSDAVLDSGQLEQWLEDRPWSPFPQLMETERPDRAVANLLAGRIVLFTDGSPFALVAPALFSQFYQSPEDYYQRWIISTLIRLIRVLSMTLALLVPALYIAFVSFHPEMIPTPLAVLLASMRGGVPFPAIGEALLLETAVEILREASIRLPGPIGPAISIVGGLIIGEMTVSAGLVSPAMVIVVAVTTIGSFATPNYSAAIALRILRYPLMLAASVFGLYGVVIGLLLIIVHLADLESFGLPYLYPFTPPRSLKELRDTLVRAPLPAVQRGEGATRP, from the coding sequence ATGGTGCGTTGCGCTTGGCGGGACGGGCAGCAACATGCCCAGCTGGCCCACCAGGTCAAGGAACTGACCCGGCTGTCGTCGGCTTTGTCGGAGCGGCTGGGTGATCTGGTCCAGCAGCTCGAGTCCGCCAACCGGGCAGGGTTCACCAGCGAGTTCACCGGGGTGGTGGCCGTGGATGTGGAGCGGCTGCGGGCAGCCCTTCACCACACGGCCGACCTGAACGTGCGGACCTTCCGCTGGCGCGGGCGGCCGGTGGCCGTCCTCCTCTTCCTTGAACCCCTGGTGGACACCCGGCGCCTGGGCGGGCTGGTGGAAGACCTGGACAAGTTCCTGCGCCAGGGAACGGCCAAGGCGGCCCTGGACCCGGCCTGGTGGCGCCTGGGCGACGAGGTGGAGACCCTGCCCGGGCTGGACGAGGCGGTGATCCGGTTGCTCACGGGTCACGCCGTCCTCTGCCTGGAAGGGCAGCGGCGGGTCTGGGTCTTTGAGGTGCGCAGCTTCCGGCAGCGGGCCGTCGACGAGCCCCAGGCGGAGCGGCTAGTGCGGGGCCCCCGGGACGGGTTCGTCGAGAACGTCGAGGTCAACGTGGCCCTGATCCGCCAGCGCCTGGTCACCCCAAATCTGGTGCTCAGGACCTACCGCCTGGGGGATGTGGCCCGCACCAGGGTGTGCATGGTCTACCTGGAAGGGATCGCTCCTGCGGAGCTGGTGTCGGAGGTCGAGCGGCGGTTGGCTCGCATCCGCTCCGACGCGGTGCTGGATTCGGGGCAGCTGGAACAGTGGCTGGAAGACCGGCCGTGGTCGCCCTTCCCCCAGCTGATGGAGACGGAGCGGCCGGACCGGGCCGTGGCCAACCTGCTGGCCGGGCGCATCGTGCTCTTTACCGACGGGAGCCCCTTCGCCCTGGTGGCGCCTGCCCTGTTCAGCCAGTTCTACCAGTCGCCCGAGGACTACTACCAGCGGTGGATCATCTCCACCCTGATCCGGCTGATCCGGGTCCTGTCCATGACCCTGGCCCTGCTGGTGCCGGCCCTGTACATTGCCTTCGTTTCCTTCCATCCGGAGATGATCCCCACGCCCCTGGCGGTGCTGCTGGCTTCCATGCGCGGCGGCGTGCCCTTTCCCGCCATCGGCGAGGCGCTGCTGCTGGAAACGGCGGTGGAGATCCTGCGCGAGGCCAGCATCCGGCTGCCCGGACCCATTGGTCCTGCCATCAGCATCGTCGGCGGCCTGATCATCGGCGAGATGACGGTCTCGGCGGGCCTGGTCAGTCCCGCCATGGTGATCGTGGTGGCCGTGACCACCATCGGCTCCTTTGCGACGCCCAACTACAGCGCGGCCATCGCCCTGCGCATCCTGCGCTATCCTCTGATGCTGGCCGCGTCGGTGTTCGGCCTTTATGGGGTGGTCATCGGACTCCTGCTGATCATCGTCCACCTGGCGGACCTGGAATCCTTTGGACTACCCTACCTGTATCCCTTCACCCCGCCCCGGTCGCTGAAGGAACTCAGGGACACCCTGGTGCGGGCGCCCCTGCCCGCGGTGCAGCGGGGTGAGGGTGCCACCCGCCCGTAG
- the ribH gene encoding 6,7-dimethyl-8-ribityllumazine synthase, translating to MPVYEGRLDAGGLRMAVVVARYNRPITAALLAGAQDALRRHGVGDENVDVVWVPGSFELPLTARRLAETGRYQAVIALGAVLKGATAHFEYVAGATTQGLMQAGLLSGVPVVCGVVTCETLEQALDRTGLRAGDRGAEAALTALEMASLFRQLPGRD from the coding sequence GTGCCCGTGTACGAGGGGCGGTTGGATGCCGGCGGACTTCGGATGGCCGTGGTGGTCGCCCGTTACAACCGGCCGATCACCGCTGCCTTGTTGGCAGGAGCCCAGGACGCGCTGCGGCGCCACGGGGTTGGGGATGAGAACGTGGACGTGGTCTGGGTGCCTGGCTCTTTCGAACTCCCCCTGACGGCACGCCGCCTGGCAGAAACAGGGCGCTATCAGGCGGTGATCGCCCTGGGCGCGGTGCTGAAAGGAGCCACGGCCCATTTCGAATACGTGGCCGGTGCGACAACCCAAGGGCTGATGCAGGCCGGCCTTCTGAGCGGCGTGCCCGTCGTCTGCGGCGTGGTCACCTGCGAAACCCTTGAACAAGCCCTGGACCGGACCGGCCTGCGGGCAGGCGACCGGGGCGCCGAGGCGGCCCTGACCGCCCTGGAGATGGCCAGCCTGTTTCGGCAGCTCCCCGGGCGAGACTGA